In one window of Streptomyces sp. FXJ1.172 DNA:
- a CDS encoding FadR/GntR family transcriptional regulator, which yields MNDTPATDDALPAQASPTAATAVNGSYERRDYRPGYEVVAERILEFIAEARLAAGDRLPTENDLAQRLNTSRAVVREAVKILSALGRVRAHKGRGLFVADDEGMLITSRWGGFFRPVDLDHVLMLFEFRRVQEMAASSLAATRATPAELRTIEVAVEQCRHGFVHGRVDEFNQADDDFHEAVATASHNAFLVSAVRDARRLQRQSSAIGIHDMLGDGTESAVLEHEVIYRAIRDGRPDEAAEATAAHLDRTLEDYRREIQRRLFG from the coding sequence GCCGGCGCAGGCCTCTCCCACTGCGGCAACAGCGGTGAACGGCTCATACGAGCGGCGTGACTACCGCCCCGGCTACGAAGTCGTGGCGGAGCGCATTCTCGAGTTCATCGCCGAGGCCCGTCTGGCGGCGGGCGATCGCCTGCCCACGGAGAACGACCTGGCCCAGAGGCTGAACACCAGCAGGGCCGTCGTACGGGAGGCCGTGAAGATCCTTTCGGCGCTCGGCCGGGTTAGGGCGCACAAGGGGCGTGGACTGTTCGTCGCGGACGACGAGGGCATGCTCATCACCAGCCGCTGGGGCGGATTCTTCCGCCCCGTCGACCTCGACCATGTACTCATGCTCTTCGAGTTCCGCAGGGTTCAGGAGATGGCCGCGAGCAGTCTGGCCGCCACCCGTGCCACGCCCGCCGAGCTGCGAACCATCGAGGTGGCCGTGGAGCAGTGCCGGCACGGATTCGTCCACGGCCGGGTCGACGAGTTCAACCAGGCGGACGACGACTTCCACGAGGCCGTGGCTACGGCCTCGCACAACGCCTTCCTCGTCAGCGCCGTGCGTGACGCCCGACGTCTGCAGCGGCAGTCCAGCGCGATCGGGATCCATGACATGCTCGGCGATGGCACCGAGTCCGCGGTCCTTGAGCACGAGGTGATCTACCGCGCCATTCGCGACGGCCGGCCGGACGAGGCGGCCGAGGCTACGGCGGCACATCTGGACAGGACACTCGAGGACTACCGGCGGGAGATCCAGCGGCGCCTGTTCGGATAG